CTTTGGCCCCTCATGACTAAACTCTCAGCAACGCATACACCCCATAACCACAAGGACGCAAGTTTATGTCAACCACCACTGCAACCAATGACATTCCCACCACCGAAGAAGAACTCCTTGTCGGAGCGGACGGTCGCTTCAAAGCCACTGAAAAGCGTCTGATCAATTGTGCTCAGGTCGACGTCAACCAGTTGATGCCCATCAAATACAACTGGGCGTGGGAACACTACCTGAACGGCTGTGCTAATCACTGGATGCCCACCGAAGTTCCGATGAACCGCGACGTGGAAATCTGGCGTTCGAGCAAGCTGACGGATGATGAACGCCGCGTCATCATGAGAAATCTTGGCTTCTTTTCGACGGCCGAATCTTTGGTTGGCAACAACCTGGTGCTGGCAATCTTCAAGCACGTAACGAATGCCGAATGCCGTCAGTATCTGCTGCGTCAGGCGTTTGAAGAAGCCGTCCACAGCCACACGTTTCTATACATCGTGGAAAGCCTGGGCCTGAATGAAGGCGAAATCTTCAACATGTATCGTGAGATCCCCACGATCGCGAAGAAGGACGCTTTCGAAATGGAACTGACGGCGGAAGTTCTCGACCCGGACTTCACAACCGACACGTTCGAAGGCCAGCAGGCATTTCTGAAGAACCTGATCGGTTACTACGTAATCATGGAAGGCATTTTCTTCTACAGCGGTTTCGTCATGCTGTTGTCTTTCCACCGCCGCAACATGATGCCTGGTATCGGCGAACAGGTTCAATACATCCTGCGAGACGAAACCATTCACCTGAACTTCGGCATCGACCTGATCAATGGCATCAAGGCCGAGAATCCCGATCTGTGGACTCCGGAATTCCAGGAAGCCATGATCACTCGCATTAAGGCGGCCGTAGAACTGGAAGTCGAATATGCTGAATCCTGCCTGCCACGCGGTGTACTCGGCCTAAACGCAGACCTGTTCCGCGACTACGTACAGCACGTTGCTGACCGACGCCTGGAACGCATCGGCCTGCCGGTTCAGTACGGTTCACCGAACCCGTTCGCATGGATGAGCGAAACCATTGACCTGGGCAAAGAAAAGAACTTCTTTGAAACTCGAGTCACCGAATACCAGACCGGTGGCTCGCTGAGCTGGGACTAGTTTTCACCGAAGACTACAAGCAACCAGACGCCCGGCTTTTTCCGAAAGCCGGGCTTTTTTTTTTGCGCACCACGATCGCTGTCGCCGGACGCTTCGACTTCCATCTGCAATATCGGCACAATAAGAATCCAGCCTTCCCCATTCTGTGTCCCCCACCGGAGACTATTGATGTTGTCGCCTCGAGTATTCTCTGCCCTCTTGCTGCTCTCAACTTTCTGTAACCAGCTCCAAGCCAGTGAGACATGGCCGGAATGGCGTGGCCCTTCGGGGCAGGGGCATGCCGACGCCGCTAACCTGCCGGTGTCGTGGGGTGAAGATGAAAACGTCGCGTGGAAAACAGAGATCGTTGGCCGCGGCTGGTCGACTCCGGTGATCGCCGACGGCGTGGTGTGGGTGACCACGGCAACTCACGTGCCCGCTTCCAAAGAAGAAGCAAAGATTCGTCGCAAGACATCGACCAATTCGATGCCGCTAACGATTTCGGATTCAGCC
This DNA window, taken from Fuerstiella marisgermanici, encodes the following:
- a CDS encoding ribonucleotide-diphosphate reductase subunit beta, whose product is MSTTTATNDIPTTEEELLVGADGRFKATEKRLINCAQVDVNQLMPIKYNWAWEHYLNGCANHWMPTEVPMNRDVEIWRSSKLTDDERRVIMRNLGFFSTAESLVGNNLVLAIFKHVTNAECRQYLLRQAFEEAVHSHTFLYIVESLGLNEGEIFNMYREIPTIAKKDAFEMELTAEVLDPDFTTDTFEGQQAFLKNLIGYYVIMEGIFFYSGFVMLLSFHRRNMMPGIGEQVQYILRDETIHLNFGIDLINGIKAENPDLWTPEFQEAMITRIKAAVELEVEYAESCLPRGVLGLNADLFRDYVQHVADRRLERIGLPVQYGSPNPFAWMSETIDLGKEKNFFETRVTEYQTGGSLSWD